The Trypanosoma brucei gambiense DAL972 chromosome 10, complete sequence genome has a segment encoding these proteins:
- a CDS encoding histone H2B, putative: MATPKSTPAKTRKEAKKTRRQRKRTWNVYVSRSLRSINSQMSMTSRTMKIVNSFVNDLFERIAAEAATIVRVNRKRTLGARELQTAVRLVLPADLAKHAMAEGTKAVSHASS, translated from the coding sequence ATGGCCACTCCTAAGAGCACACCGGCCAAGACGCgcaaggaggcgaagaagacgCGGCGCCAGCGCAAGCGCACATGGAACGTCTACGTCAGCCGCTCACTCCGCTCGATCAACAGCCAGATGTCGATGACCAGCCGGACGATGAAGATCGTGAACTCATTTGTGAACGACCTGTTTGAGCGCATTGCTGCAGAGGCTGCTACGATCGTGCGTGTGAACCGGAAGCGGACCCTGGGCGCTCGCGAGTTGCAGACGGCTGTGCGCCTTGTGCTGCCTGCTGACCTCGCGAAGCACGCGATGGCAGAGGGGACGAAGGCTGTGTCACACGCTTCCAGCTAA